CCAAGCCTTCGGCCGCGGAGGCGGCGGTTTTGACGTTAATATCGGTGTCGCGAAATGCCTCGCGCACCAGATGGACGACCGAACGGTCGTCATCAATGACCATGACATTGGGCATATACCCCTCCCAAGTTGATGGAAGTTGGCGCCAAGCAACCCGCCTTGTTCGTGGACCCGCTTGGGTGACCGTTGCGTCCCGGTCGCCTATAGTTTACGCATTCCCGGGGTCGCGAGCCATGAAGGGGTGCAAAGATTGCGCCAAACTAATCCCCTTCGTGGCGCGAGGTGTAATAATGGCGACTGCTAAGCGCAGGATAACTTTGACGACGCTGGGACGATTTGTCGCAGTGCTACAACCACCGTGAATTGCTCGTCGCGATTGATTTGTTGGTAACTGCCACGAAACCCACGATGGCATTACCACTGCGCAATGTCACTCTCGGGAAAAATCCACGGTCGACATGCGCCAGTTGCGCAAGTGAGTTCACTCAACACTTTCACATGATCTGCTGGCACGAACTGGCGGCGATCGAAGGGGCGTAGTCGTGTTCGAGTTTTTATCTCGGCTGTTCGATACCTCCGATTTTCCAGCGCGCTGGCATTGCGGCGCCTGGACCAGCGGCCATGGCTGGCTCCATATCATTTCCGATCTGGGAGTCTGGGCAGCCTATGTCACCATTCCCTGCGTTTTGGCCTACTTTGCCATTCGCCGCCGCGATCTGCCATTTCGCTCGATCTTTTATCTGTTCATCGCGTTCATTCTCTGCTGCGGCACAACTCATTTGATGGAAGCAATCATCTTCTGGTGGCCGGCCTATCGGCTGGCGGGAGTAATTAAGCTGATCACCGCCTTGGTGTCGTGGGCCACGGTGATCGCGCTGATCCCGACAACTCCCAAAATCCTCGCCTTGCGCAGCCCCCAGGAACTGGAACGCGAGATCGCCGATCGCAAGCGGGCAGAAGAAGAACTGCGCAAGCTGCACGTCGAATTGGAAGCTCGCGTGGCGCAGCGGACGACCGAATTGGCCCGCGCCAACGCCGCGCTGCAGGTCGAAGTGTCCGAGCGGTCCCATGCCGAGGAAGCGCTCAAGGAAGCTGATCGCCGCAAGGATCAATTCTTGGCGATCCTGGCCCACGAGCTCCGCAATCCGCTAGCGCCCATCAGCAACGCGCTGGAACTCTGGCCGCGGGTCGAGCATGACCATGGCCAGATGGAAATGCTCCGCACCATGATCGAGCGCCAGACGCGCCAGATGGTGCGCCTGGTCGACGATCTGCTGGACGTTTCCCGCATTACCCGCGGCAAAATCCAGCTTCGCTTGCAGCCGGTTGACGTGGCCAATATTGTCAACGGCGCGCTCGAAGCGGCCCGACCCTTGATCAACCAATGCGGCCATCAACTGACGGTCTCCTTGCCGGAACAGCCATTGTACATCAATGGCGACGTCGCCCGGCTGCTGCAGGCGTGTGGCAATATCCTCCACAACGCCGCGAAATATACGGGGCGTAACGGCTCGATTTGGGTCTCGGCCCAGCGCGAAGGGGAGCTAGCTGTCATCCGCATTCGGGACAACGGGCCGGGGATTCCGCCCGAAATGCTGGCGAAAGTGTTCGAGATGTTCACCCAGGTCGATCAAACGCTCGATCGCGCGTTCGGCGGCTTGGGCATTGGGCTGACGCTGGCCAAGACGCTGGTCGAAATCCAAGGGGGCAGCGTCGAAGCCCAGAGCGACGGCCCCGGTTGCGGCAGTGAGTTCATTGTCCGCCTGCCCGTCCTCGAACAGCCGGTGCCTGCGACCAGCCATCAAGAAAGCGCCCCCCCTGCCGCCAGCGGCGGCGTCCCATCGCATCGCATCGTGGTGGTGGATGATATTTCGGCTTCGGCCAAGACGCTGGCCATGATGCTCAAGGCGGCTAACCAGGAAGTCGAAGTCTTTGTCGACGGGCCGACGGCCATCGAGGCCATTCGCGCGACCCGGCCTGACATCGTCTTCTTGGACATCGCCATGCCAGGCATGGACGGTTATGAAGTCGCCCGCCGACTGCGGCAAATGACGGAACTGAAAGGACTGGTGATCGTTGCCCTGACGGGATATGGCCAGGACGACGATCGCCGCAAGACCCAGGCCGCCGGCTTTGATTATCACTTGGTCAAGCCAACGAGCATCGACACCCTGGAGCAGTTGCTCTCGTGCATCCCCGCCGGCGATCATCCAACGCGACAGTGACGCCAAATGGCGACGCGCATTGGTCGAACGACGACCAACATGGATTCCCATTTCGCAGCGTCGCCATCGTTAAACAAGGCATTACTAAATTCTCACAATTGCGTCGCAATG
This region of Planctomycetota bacterium genomic DNA includes:
- a CDS encoding response regulator; amino-acid sequence: MFEFLSRLFDTSDFPARWHCGAWTSGHGWLHIISDLGVWAAYVTIPCVLAYFAIRRRDLPFRSIFYLFIAFILCCGTTHLMEAIIFWWPAYRLAGVIKLITALVSWATVIALIPTTPKILALRSPQELEREIADRKRAEEELRKLHVELEARVAQRTTELARANAALQVEVSERSHAEEALKEADRRKDQFLAILAHELRNPLAPISNALELWPRVEHDHGQMEMLRTMIERQTRQMVRLVDDLLDVSRITRGKIQLRLQPVDVANIVNGALEAARPLINQCGHQLTVSLPEQPLYINGDVARLLQACGNILHNAAKYTGRNGSIWVSAQREGELAVIRIRDNGPGIPPEMLAKVFEMFTQVDQTLDRAFGGLGIGLTLAKTLVEIQGGSVEAQSDGPGCGSEFIVRLPVLEQPVPATSHQESAPPAASGGVPSHRIVVVDDISASAKTLAMMLKAANQEVEVFVDGPTAIEAIRATRPDIVFLDIAMPGMDGYEVARRLRQMTELKGLVIVALTGYGQDDDRRKTQAAGFDYHLVKPTSIDTLEQLLSCIPAGDHPTRQ